The Saccharomonospora glauca K62 genome has a segment encoding these proteins:
- the ftsR gene encoding transcriptional regulator FtsR, producing MTAAGRPQREGLSIGAVLAQLRPDFPDVTISKIRFLESEGLVRPARTPSGYRQFSAADVERLRFVLAAQRDHYLPLKVIKEQLDAIDRGDTNASVVPRLPRKLVAISSVDDGGHVPGTPGPDEFATDPESAAQLTEDDLLREAGIDEFMLDELRQYGLVRPNAAGFYDTDAVRIARTVKSMSDYGIEPRHLRAFRASADREVGLVEQIVAPVYRQRDANAKARGDELVKELAALSVTLHTLLVKTGIRGVTGG from the coding sequence GTGACGGCTGCTGGGCGGCCACAGCGAGAGGGGTTGAGTATCGGGGCCGTGCTGGCGCAGCTGCGCCCCGACTTCCCCGACGTGACGATCTCCAAGATTCGGTTCCTCGAATCCGAGGGGCTCGTCCGGCCTGCCCGCACGCCGTCCGGCTACCGCCAGTTCAGCGCCGCCGACGTGGAACGTCTGCGGTTCGTCCTTGCCGCTCAGCGGGACCACTACCTCCCGCTGAAGGTCATCAAGGAGCAACTCGACGCGATCGACCGCGGAGACACCAACGCCTCCGTCGTCCCGCGGTTGCCGCGCAAACTGGTGGCGATCAGCTCGGTGGACGACGGCGGCCACGTGCCGGGCACTCCGGGACCGGACGAGTTCGCCACGGACCCCGAGTCCGCCGCGCAGCTGACCGAGGACGACCTGCTCCGCGAGGCCGGCATCGACGAGTTCATGCTGGACGAGTTGCGCCAGTACGGGCTCGTCAGGCCGAACGCCGCCGGGTTCTACGACACCGACGCGGTGCGGATCGCCCGCACCGTGAAGTCCATGAGCGACTACGGCATCGAGCCGCGGCACCTGCGGGCGTTCCGCGCCTCGGCCGACCGCGAGGTGGGTCTGGTGGAGCAGATCGTCGCCCCGGTCTACCGACAGCGGGACGCGAACGCGAAGGCGCGGGGGGACGAGCTCGTCAAGGAGCTGGCCGCATTGTCGGTCACGCTGCACACCCTGCTCGTCAAAACCGGGATTCGCGGTGTGACCGGTGGGTAG
- the garA gene encoding glycogen accumulation regulator GarA, which translates to MSTNDGPGVPPEQSPERTSVFRADFLSEAEGREAPAVEPQDAGVDALPAGSALLVVKRGPNAGSRFLLDRDTTSAGRHPDSDIFLDDVTVSRRHAEFRREGGEFVVIDVGSLNGTYVNREPVDQAVLSSGDEVQIGKFRLVFLTGPGHGGQGAR; encoded by the coding sequence GTGAGCACGAACGACGGGCCCGGTGTTCCCCCGGAGCAGTCTCCGGAGCGGACTTCCGTTTTCCGGGCCGACTTCCTGTCGGAGGCAGAGGGCCGGGAGGCGCCGGCGGTGGAGCCGCAGGACGCTGGCGTCGACGCGCTGCCCGCGGGCTCCGCGCTGCTGGTGGTGAAGCGGGGGCCCAACGCTGGTTCCCGGTTCCTGCTCGACCGTGACACGACGAGCGCGGGACGTCACCCCGACAGCGACATCTTCCTCGACGACGTCACGGTGTCCCGCCGTCACGCCGAGTTCCGGCGCGAGGGCGGCGAGTTCGTGGTGATCGACGTGGGCAGCCTCAACGGCACGTACGTCAACCGGGAGCCCGTCGACCAGGCCGTGCTGTCCAGTGGTGACGAGGTGCAGATTGGTAAGTTCCGCCTCGTCTTCCTGACCGGTCCCGGCCACGGGGGTCAGGGGGCACGGTGA
- the gcvH gene encoding glycine cleavage system protein GcvH, with product MSTPEELRYTEEHEWVVAIDGGRARVGITEYAQDQLGDVVFVELPEVGTHLDMGEPFGEIESTKSVSELFAPVDGEVVAVNDAVVSSPELVNSDPYGEGWLIEVALDDAGAVDALLDAEAYQRVINN from the coding sequence GTGTCGACTCCCGAGGAGCTGCGGTACACCGAGGAACACGAGTGGGTCGTGGCGATCGACGGAGGCCGGGCGCGCGTCGGGATCACGGAGTACGCGCAGGACCAGCTCGGTGACGTGGTGTTCGTGGAACTTCCGGAGGTCGGTACCCACCTCGACATGGGTGAGCCGTTCGGCGAGATCGAGTCGACGAAGAGCGTCTCCGAGCTGTTCGCTCCGGTGGACGGTGAGGTGGTGGCGGTCAACGACGCCGTTGTCTCGTCGCCGGAGTTGGTCAACTCGGACCCCTACGGGGAGGGATGGCTCATCGAGGTGGCCCTGGACGACGCCGGGGCCGTGGACGCCCTCCTCGATGCCGAGGCCTACCAACGTGTGATCAACAACTGA
- a CDS encoding CDP-alcohol phosphatidyltransferase family protein, whose amino-acid sequence MTKVRSAGTADGELPLLRQLTTVPNLLSILRLAGVPVFLWLLLGPEEDGWALVLLVLSGITDWLDGKLARLLDQTTKLGQLLDPAADRLYIAAALLAFLLRGIVPWWIVALLVGRELVVGLGLVVLRRHGFAPPEVTYVGKAATFNLMYALPLMLVTHEPTTTFAEVAQPFAYAFTTWGAVLYLWSGALYLWQIARAVSRDSRRTV is encoded by the coding sequence ATGACGAAAGTCCGGTCCGCCGGCACCGCGGACGGTGAGCTGCCGTTGCTGCGGCAGCTCACAACGGTGCCGAACCTCCTCTCCATCCTGCGCCTCGCCGGCGTCCCGGTGTTCCTGTGGCTCCTTCTCGGGCCGGAAGAAGACGGCTGGGCGCTCGTCCTGCTCGTCCTCAGCGGGATCACCGACTGGCTCGACGGCAAACTCGCCAGGCTGCTCGATCAGACCACGAAGCTCGGCCAACTCCTCGACCCGGCGGCCGACCGCCTCTACATCGCGGCGGCGCTCCTGGCGTTCCTGTTGCGCGGCATCGTGCCGTGGTGGATCGTCGCCCTGCTCGTCGGCAGGGAACTCGTGGTGGGACTGGGGCTGGTGGTCCTGCGCAGGCACGGCTTCGCCCCGCCCGAGGTGACCTACGTCGGCAAGGCGGCGACGTTCAACCTCATGTACGCGCTCCCGCTGATGCTCGTGACCCACGAGCCCACGACGACGTTCGCCGAGGTGGCGCAGCCGTTCGCCTACGCCTTCACGACCTGGGGCGCGGTGCTCTACCTCTGGTCCGGCGCTCTCTACCTGTGGCAGATCGCGAGGGCGGTGTCACGGGACTCGCGCCGGACGGTCTGA
- a CDS encoding AMP-binding protein → MGNDATTGSTEAYRRFLRARDLLLAHREDYEKARAEFAWPEFTEFNWALDWFDRIAAEERNATRPALWIVEEDGSENRWTFPELARRSNQVANWLRTLGVRRGDRLILMLGNQVELWETILACIKLGAVIIPASTLLGPADLRDRVERGNARHVVVRDADTGKFADVAGDYTRVAVGRPTEGWESFADAYSADEAFSPDEPTRADDELLLYFTSGTTAKPKLVRHTHVSYPVGHLSTMYWIGLEPGDVHLNISSPGWAKHAWSNVFAPWNAEATVFLYNYERFDASALMEQIDRCGITSFCAPPTVWRMLIQADLTGLRNPPRKVVGAGEPLNPEVIDQVKQAWGVTIRDGFGQTETSVQIANTPGQPVKAGSMGRAVPGFEVVLVDPATGEPGREGEICLDLRSRPVGLMTGYAGDDERTETVFAGGYYHTGDVGAIDDDGYITYVGRTDDVFKASDYRISPFELESVLLEHEAVAEAAVVPAPDPVRLAVPKAYMVLANGYEPDAATAESILRFSREHLAPYKRIRRLEFADLPKTISGKIRRVELRGRENAKGEARGEREFREEDFPSLKAAAEKNHSNR, encoded by the coding sequence GTGGGCAACGACGCCACCACGGGATCCACAGAGGCATACCGGAGGTTCCTGCGGGCACGAGACCTGCTGTTGGCGCACCGGGAGGACTACGAGAAGGCGAGAGCGGAGTTCGCCTGGCCGGAGTTCACCGAGTTCAACTGGGCTCTCGACTGGTTCGACCGGATCGCCGCCGAGGAACGCAACGCCACCCGGCCCGCGCTGTGGATCGTCGAGGAGGACGGTTCGGAGAACCGGTGGACGTTCCCCGAACTCGCGCGTCGTTCGAACCAGGTGGCCAACTGGCTGCGCACGCTGGGGGTGCGGCGAGGTGACCGGCTGATCCTCATGCTCGGCAACCAGGTCGAGCTGTGGGAGACCATCCTCGCGTGCATCAAGCTGGGCGCGGTGATCATCCCCGCCTCCACGCTGCTGGGACCCGCCGACCTGCGCGACCGGGTGGAGCGTGGCAACGCGCGGCACGTCGTGGTTCGGGACGCCGACACCGGCAAGTTCGCCGACGTGGCCGGTGACTACACCCGCGTCGCCGTGGGGCGGCCCACGGAGGGCTGGGAGTCGTTCGCCGACGCCTACTCGGCCGACGAGGCGTTCTCACCGGACGAGCCCACCCGCGCCGACGACGAGTTGTTGCTGTACTTCACCTCGGGCACGACGGCGAAGCCGAAGCTGGTGCGGCACACCCACGTCTCGTACCCGGTCGGCCATCTGTCAACCATGTACTGGATCGGCCTCGAACCGGGCGACGTCCACCTCAACATCTCGTCCCCCGGCTGGGCCAAACACGCGTGGAGCAACGTGTTCGCGCCGTGGAACGCCGAGGCCACGGTCTTTCTGTACAACTACGAGCGCTTCGACGCGAGCGCGCTGATGGAGCAGATCGACCGCTGCGGCATCACGAGCTTCTGCGCCCCGCCCACCGTCTGGCGCATGCTCATCCAGGCCGATCTGACCGGGCTGCGGAACCCACCGCGCAAGGTCGTCGGCGCCGGGGAGCCGTTGAACCCCGAGGTCATCGACCAGGTGAAGCAGGCGTGGGGGGTGACGATCCGCGACGGTTTCGGCCAGACGGAGACGAGCGTCCAGATCGCCAACACCCCCGGCCAGCCGGTCAAGGCCGGGTCCATGGGGCGTGCCGTACCGGGGTTCGAGGTGGTGCTCGTCGACCCGGCCACCGGCGAACCGGGGCGTGAGGGCGAGATCTGCCTCGACCTGAGGTCCCGGCCCGTCGGTCTGATGACGGGGTACGCGGGTGACGACGAGCGCACCGAGACCGTGTTCGCGGGCGGCTACTACCACACCGGGGACGTCGGCGCCATCGACGACGACGGCTACATCACCTACGTGGGACGTACCGACGACGTGTTCAAGGCGTCCGACTACCGCATCTCGCCGTTCGAGTTGGAAAGCGTCTTGCTCGAACACGAGGCGGTGGCCGAGGCGGCCGTCGTGCCCGCGCCCGATCCGGTGCGGCTCGCGGTGCCCAAGGCGTACATGGTGCTGGCGAACGGCTACGAGCCCGACGCCGCCACGGCCGAGAGCATCCTGCGCTTCTCCCGTGAGCACCTCGCGCCGTACAAGCGCATCCGGCGCCTGGAGTTCGCCGACCTGCCGAAGACGATCTCCGGAAAGATCCGACGGGTGGAGCTGCGCGGCCGGGAGAACGCCAAGGGCGAGGCTCGCGGCGAGCGGGAGTTCCGGGAGGAGGACTTCCCCTCGCTCAAGGCCGCCGCCGAGAAGAACCACTCGAATCGGTGA